One segment of Burkholderia multivorans ATCC BAA-247 DNA contains the following:
- a CDS encoding phosphonate utilization associated transcriptional regulator, with product MTAPNALNAIELLQSQSLAMIVQDMLERAIVSGEYAPGEKLNEVEIATKLNVSRGPVREAFRALEQAGLLRNEKNRGVTVRVVPLREAEEIYEVRAMLDESVARALAKRMSADTLKILKGIVKSMKEAAKTHDVTRYTELNVQFHDAMVVGVGNTHLTDTYRRLVRQLGLLRQAAIEAEEDAIAVSAAEHDKIVQALADGDEEKAVALVREHVAHGLARMRRTHEQGLPAAGKAAREKARA from the coding sequence ATGACTGCCCCGAACGCGCTGAACGCCATCGAACTCCTGCAAAGCCAGTCGCTCGCGATGATCGTCCAGGACATGCTGGAGCGCGCGATCGTATCCGGCGAGTACGCACCGGGCGAGAAGCTGAACGAAGTCGAGATCGCGACGAAGCTGAACGTGTCACGCGGGCCGGTGCGCGAAGCGTTCCGTGCGCTCGAGCAGGCCGGCCTGCTGCGCAACGAGAAGAACCGCGGCGTGACCGTGCGCGTCGTGCCGCTGCGCGAGGCCGAGGAAATCTACGAGGTGCGGGCGATGCTCGACGAATCGGTCGCGCGCGCGCTCGCGAAGCGCATGTCGGCCGACACGCTGAAGATCCTGAAGGGCATCGTCAAGTCGATGAAGGAGGCCGCGAAGACACACGACGTCACGCGCTACACCGAGCTCAACGTGCAGTTCCACGATGCGATGGTGGTCGGCGTCGGCAATACGCATCTCACCGATACGTATCGCCGGCTCGTCCGGCAGCTCGGGCTGCTCCGCCAGGCGGCGATCGAGGCGGAAGAGGATGCGATCGCGGTGTCGGCGGCCGAGCACGACAAGATCGTGCAGGCGCTCGCCGACGGCGACGAGGAGAAGGCCGTCGCGCTCGTGCGCGAGCACGTCGCGCACGGTCTGGCGCGGATGCGGCGCACGCACGAGCAGGGCCTGCCGGCGGCCGGCAAGGCGGCGCGCGAGAAGGCGCGCGCGTAG
- a CDS encoding L-lactate permease: MNPTVALPPGIVFAQPLTPVAGSLLLSFLVAVIPIAVALIALGVLRRPAWQASLAGLVAGLAVAIGAWGMPAGLAFDAVGAGMALAVVPVMWIVFNALLLYNIAVKSGRFDQFRQWMLDNLPDDRRLVLLVVAFSFGCLLEGISGFGTPVAITSALLIALGFPALEALTYTLLFNTAPVAFGALGVPITVLGAVTSLPPTTLAAMVGRQLPFFALLLPFYVVGAYGGMRSIARLWPALLVSGGSFALAQFVTSNYLGYQLTDVLSSLTSLIVTIGFLQMWKPQPDPQFSLARGAGAGTETGVGTGGSGMRAGFGGWLPWIVVSVVVIVWVHANIAAIGDVKIKWPGLHNAVFVSLYQKPYAAIWDFQPLGTGTAILVSAIITAALTRTGVGAFFECVVKTWRQTWIAIVTVMMIVGLAYLLNYSGISYTLGTGVASTGALFPLVSASLGWIAVFLSGSDTSGNALFGNLQVVAARQLGLDPVLMAATNSSGGVMGKMISPQNIATGVSTTDLKGREGIVFARTFWHSVVLTLLLGVLVFLQQHVLTWMIPALPK; this comes from the coding sequence ATGAATCCCACAGTCGCTCTACCGCCCGGCATCGTCTTCGCGCAGCCGCTGACGCCCGTCGCCGGCTCGCTGCTGCTCTCGTTCCTCGTCGCCGTGATTCCGATCGCCGTTGCGCTGATCGCGCTCGGCGTGCTGCGCCGCCCTGCGTGGCAGGCGTCGCTCGCCGGGCTCGTCGCGGGCCTCGCGGTCGCGATCGGGGCGTGGGGGATGCCGGCCGGTCTCGCGTTCGATGCGGTCGGCGCCGGAATGGCGCTCGCCGTCGTGCCGGTGATGTGGATCGTCTTCAACGCGCTGCTGCTGTACAACATCGCGGTGAAGTCGGGCCGCTTCGACCAGTTCCGGCAATGGATGCTCGACAATCTGCCCGACGACCGGCGCCTCGTGCTGCTGGTCGTCGCGTTCTCGTTCGGCTGTCTGCTAGAAGGGATCTCCGGGTTCGGCACGCCGGTCGCGATCACCAGCGCGTTGCTGATCGCGCTCGGCTTCCCCGCGCTCGAAGCGCTGACCTATACGCTGCTGTTCAATACCGCGCCGGTCGCGTTCGGCGCGCTCGGCGTGCCGATCACGGTGCTCGGCGCGGTCACCTCGCTGCCGCCGACGACGCTTGCCGCGATGGTCGGCCGCCAGCTGCCGTTCTTCGCGCTGCTGCTGCCGTTCTACGTGGTCGGCGCGTACGGCGGCATGCGTTCGATCGCGCGGCTGTGGCCTGCGCTGCTCGTATCGGGCGGCAGCTTCGCGCTCGCGCAGTTCGTCACGTCGAACTATCTCGGCTATCAGCTGACTGACGTGCTGTCGTCGCTCACGTCGCTGATCGTCACGATCGGCTTCCTGCAGATGTGGAAGCCGCAGCCCGATCCGCAGTTCTCGCTCGCACGCGGCGCGGGCGCGGGCACGGAGACGGGCGTGGGCACGGGCGGCAGCGGCATGCGCGCCGGATTCGGCGGCTGGCTGCCGTGGATCGTCGTGTCGGTCGTCGTGATCGTGTGGGTGCATGCGAATATCGCGGCGATCGGCGACGTGAAGATCAAGTGGCCGGGGCTGCACAATGCGGTGTTCGTGTCGCTGTACCAGAAGCCGTATGCGGCGATCTGGGACTTCCAGCCGCTCGGCACGGGCACCGCGATCCTCGTGTCGGCGATCATCACGGCTGCGCTCACGCGCACGGGCGTCGGCGCGTTCTTCGAGTGCGTGGTGAAAACGTGGCGGCAGACGTGGATCGCGATCGTCACGGTGATGATGATCGTCGGGCTCGCGTATCTGCTCAACTACTCGGGCATCAGCTATACGCTCGGCACCGGCGTCGCATCGACGGGCGCGCTGTTTCCGCTCGTGTCGGCGTCGCTCGGCTGGATCGCGGTGTTCCTGTCGGGCAGCGATACGTCGGGTAATGCGCTGTTCGGCAATCTGCAGGTCGTCGCCGCGCGGCAACTCGGCCTCGATCCGGTGCTGATGGCCGCGACCAATTCGTCGGGCGGCGTGATGGGCAAGATGATTTCGCCGCAGAATATCGCGACCGGCGTGTCGACGACCGATTTGAAAGGGCGCGAAGGGATCGTGTTCGCGCGCACGTTCTGGCACAGCGTCGTGCTGACGCTGCTGCTCGGCGTGCTGGTCTTCCTGCAGCAGCACGTGCTCACATGGATGATCCCGGCGCTGCCGAAGTGA
- a CDS encoding FAD-dependent oxidoreductase, with product MRPFWIEQALFNDGDLAPALQGATQADVCIVGGGFTGLWTAIQTKRQNPALDIAIVESDLCGAGASGRNGGCLLTWSAKFLTLRRLFGEAEAIRLVKASEAAVQHIADFCREHAVDAELRRDGTLYTATSPAQIGTLAPVLDALAACGIHSYAPLPPAEVARRSGSARNLDGVYSPIAATVHPGKLVRGLRRVALAMGIRLYERTPMLAFTPGQPVVVRTPCGSVTAKKLVLAINAWMASRFPQFERTIAVVSSDMVITDRCPELLERTGLVDGVSVLDSRIFVYYYRTTVDGRLMLGKGGNTFSWRSRIAPVFDRRSPYESELTRSLHAFFPSLAGVPITASWNGPSDRSVTGFPFFGRLDGAPNVYYGFGYSGNGVGPTYMGGQILSSLVLDADNAWTRSPLVRGPLGRFPPEPLRYVGAHVVRNAIRRKERAEDENRRPAAVDTWLAKFASAAGKADKE from the coding sequence ATGCGACCTTTCTGGATCGAACAAGCGCTGTTCAACGACGGCGATCTCGCGCCCGCGCTGCAGGGCGCGACGCAGGCGGACGTCTGCATCGTCGGCGGCGGCTTCACCGGACTCTGGACCGCGATCCAGACGAAGCGGCAGAATCCGGCGCTCGACATCGCGATCGTCGAGAGCGACCTGTGCGGCGCCGGCGCGAGCGGCCGCAACGGCGGATGCCTGCTCACGTGGTCCGCGAAATTCCTGACGTTGCGGCGATTGTTCGGCGAGGCCGAGGCGATCCGGCTCGTGAAGGCATCGGAAGCGGCCGTGCAGCACATCGCGGACTTCTGCCGCGAGCATGCGGTCGACGCGGAACTGCGGCGCGACGGCACGCTCTACACCGCGACCTCGCCTGCGCAGATCGGCACGCTCGCGCCGGTGCTCGATGCGCTGGCCGCGTGCGGCATCCACAGCTACGCGCCGCTGCCGCCGGCCGAGGTTGCGCGCCGCTCGGGATCCGCACGCAATCTCGACGGCGTGTACTCGCCGATCGCGGCGACCGTCCATCCGGGCAAGCTCGTGCGCGGCCTGCGCCGCGTCGCGCTCGCGATGGGCATCCGCCTCTACGAACGCACGCCGATGCTCGCGTTTACGCCGGGCCAGCCGGTGGTCGTGCGCACGCCGTGCGGCAGCGTGACCGCGAAGAAACTCGTGCTCGCCATCAACGCGTGGATGGCGAGCCGTTTCCCGCAGTTCGAACGGACGATCGCGGTCGTCTCGAGCGACATGGTGATCACCGACCGATGCCCGGAGCTGCTCGAACGCACGGGGCTCGTCGACGGCGTGTCGGTGCTCGACTCGCGGATCTTCGTCTACTACTACCGGACGACGGTCGACGGCCGGCTGATGCTCGGCAAGGGCGGCAACACGTTCTCGTGGCGCAGCCGGATCGCACCTGTCTTCGATCGCCGCTCGCCGTACGAGAGCGAACTCACGCGAAGCCTGCACGCGTTCTTTCCGTCGCTCGCCGGCGTGCCGATCACCGCGAGCTGGAACGGGCCATCCGACCGCTCGGTGACGGGCTTTCCGTTCTTCGGCCGGCTCGACGGCGCGCCGAACGTGTACTACGGCTTCGGCTATTCCGGCAACGGCGTCGGGCCGACGTACATGGGCGGGCAGATCCTGTCGTCGCTCGTGCTCGACGCCGACAACGCATGGACGCGCAGCCCGCTCGTGCGAGGGCCGCTCGGCCGCTTCCCGCCGGAACCGCTGCGCTACGTAGGTGCGCATGTCGTGCGCAATGCGATCCGCCGCAAGGAACGCGCGGAAGACGAAAACCGACGGCCGGCGGCCGTCGACACGTGGCTCGCGAAGTTCGCGAGCGCGGCCGGCAAGGCCGACAAGGAATGA
- a CDS encoding DUF4148 domain-containing protein, which translates to MNTLKQAICAALLIGSTCAAHAQPASRPLTRAEVRQELAELQAVGYRASLASSPNFPDDMQTIMRRAAAARERAGYGGTGRANVESGKPALPRAADRETYAHH; encoded by the coding sequence ATGAACACGTTGAAACAGGCCATATGTGCTGCGCTGCTGATCGGCTCGACGTGCGCGGCGCACGCGCAGCCCGCATCGCGGCCGCTGACGCGCGCCGAGGTTCGTCAGGAACTCGCCGAACTGCAGGCGGTTGGCTATCGCGCGAGCCTCGCGAGCAGCCCGAACTTCCCGGACGACATGCAGACGATCATGCGACGCGCGGCCGCTGCGCGCGAACGCGCCGGATATGGCGGCACCGGCCGTGCGAATGTCGAATCGGGCAAGCCGGCGCTGCCGCGCGCAGCCGATCGCGAGACGTATGCGCACCACTGA
- the gshA gene encoding glutamate--cysteine ligase, producing the protein MSNTMTHRQSELLLNRLDALSTGPTRQHLPDGLRGIEKESLRVTRDGMIAFTPHPRALGSALTHPSLTTDYSEALLELITPAEGDAALTLERLDELHRYVYASLGDELLWNNSMPGLLPADDEIPIANYGTSNIGRLKTVYRRGLAYRYGRTMQCIAGIHYNYSLHEEVWRRLHADEGSTATLVDYQSERYLALIRNFRRRSWLLMYLFGASPALDTKFLRGKPNTLEAFDADTLYRPYATSLRMSDLGYSNTTAQAALHVDYNTLPGYLDALSKAVSEPYPPYEAIGTHRDGEWIQINTNVLQIENEFYSTIRPKRVTYSGERPLHALASRGVQYIEVRCLDIDPFEPTGIAIDTARFLDAFLLACALDASPTLDCDAYKEANANFASVTMEGRKPGLMLTRDGEPIAMRAWADALMADIETIGRRLDEIRGDDAHARAIAAQREKLADPERTPSARVLRTMRENGHSFLAFARAQSEAHAAYYRAHPPSADAMRASTALAEQSLAEQAELEAKEAGSFDAFVAAYRAYTLNRFSV; encoded by the coding sequence ATGTCGAACACCATGACTCACCGCCAGTCCGAACTGCTGCTGAATCGCCTCGATGCGCTGAGCACGGGCCCGACGCGGCAGCATCTGCCCGACGGCCTGCGCGGCATCGAAAAGGAAAGCCTGCGCGTGACGCGCGACGGGATGATCGCGTTCACGCCGCACCCGCGCGCGCTCGGTTCGGCACTCACGCATCCGTCGCTGACGACCGATTATTCCGAAGCGCTGCTCGAGCTGATCACCCCCGCGGAAGGAGACGCCGCGCTGACGCTCGAACGCCTCGACGAACTGCATCGCTACGTGTACGCGTCGCTCGGCGACGAGCTGCTATGGAACAACTCGATGCCCGGCCTGCTGCCCGCCGACGACGAGATCCCGATTGCGAACTACGGCACGTCGAACATCGGTCGGCTGAAGACGGTGTATCGCCGCGGCCTCGCGTATCGCTACGGCCGCACGATGCAGTGCATCGCGGGCATCCACTACAACTACTCGCTGCATGAGGAAGTGTGGCGGCGGCTGCATGCGGACGAAGGATCGACCGCGACGCTCGTCGACTATCAGTCCGAGCGCTATCTCGCGCTGATCCGCAACTTCCGGCGCCGCAGCTGGCTGCTGATGTATCTGTTCGGCGCGTCGCCCGCGCTCGACACGAAGTTCCTGCGCGGCAAGCCGAACACGCTCGAAGCGTTCGACGCCGATACGCTGTACCGCCCGTATGCGACGAGCCTGCGCATGAGCGATCTCGGCTACTCGAACACGACCGCGCAGGCCGCGCTGCACGTCGACTACAACACGCTGCCCGGCTATCTCGACGCGCTGTCGAAGGCCGTCAGCGAGCCGTATCCGCCGTACGAGGCGATCGGCACGCACCGCGACGGCGAGTGGATCCAGATCAACACGAACGTGCTGCAGATCGAGAACGAGTTCTACTCGACGATCCGGCCGAAGCGCGTCACCTATTCGGGCGAGCGTCCGCTGCATGCGCTCGCGTCGCGCGGCGTGCAGTACATCGAAGTGCGCTGCCTCGACATCGATCCGTTCGAGCCGACCGGCATCGCGATCGACACCGCGCGCTTTCTCGACGCGTTTCTGCTCGCATGCGCGCTCGACGCGAGCCCGACGCTCGACTGCGACGCGTACAAGGAAGCGAATGCGAACTTCGCGAGCGTGACGATGGAAGGCCGCAAGCCGGGACTGATGCTGACGCGCGACGGCGAGCCGATCGCGATGCGCGCGTGGGCCGATGCGCTGATGGCCGACATCGAAACGATCGGCCGCCGTCTCGACGAGATTCGCGGCGACGATGCGCATGCGCGCGCGATCGCCGCGCAGCGCGAGAAGCTCGCCGATCCGGAACGCACGCCGTCGGCGCGTGTGCTGCGCACGATGCGCGAGAACGGCCACTCGTTCCTCGCGTTCGCGCGCGCGCAGAGCGAAGCGCATGCCGCGTACTACCGTGCGCATCCGCCGTCGGCGGACGCGATGCGCGCATCGACCGCACTGGCCGAGCAGTCGCTCGCCGAGCAGGCGGAGCTGGAAGCGAAGGAGGCCGGATCGTTCGACGCGTTCGTCGCGGCCTATCGCGCATATACGCTGAACCGCTTCAGCGTCTGA